ATAATATTAGACTTTTACAGCAGCACATaattatactgtactgtaccgaCTTGTTGAATTAATAGCAGTTAGGAGAATGGTAGCAGTGAATAGAAATGTGTGCTTTGCTAGAGGATAACAGAGGCCTGCCTGGTTGAGAATGGAGGTTCTTGCCTGGTGGAGAATGGTGGTTCTGTTTTCGGGGAGGCGGGGTCGGGGGGGGCGGCCCTCACTTGACGAAGTGAAGAGCCTCGCACTGCACTACGGACCCCCGGTTGCTGTCCAGGCTGGTGAGCAGGCGATAGCCCCCCCGCAGGGCGAGCAGCACCGTCTCCAGTTTCAGGCTCTCCAGCGTGCACACAAAGGTGTTGTCCTCCTTCAGAACCAGACGAGAGCCCATCTCCGACTTGATGAAGTGGCGGAACTGGATGACGTTGGACGAGATCTCGAACTCCTCGGGGAAGCCGTCCAGCCGGCTCTTGGACACCTGCACCAGGCGGAACTTGATCTTCTCGATGAAGGTGCTGTCGCTGCAGTAGACGCGGAGGCCTTGGGAGCGCTCGTGGTTGTCCGTCACCTCCAGGAAGGCGGGTTCCTGCCGGGCGAAGTGCCTCTGCTCCCACTCGCGCACCAACTGCGCCAGGTCAGTGAGCCGGTAAAACTCGGCCTCGCGCCGCAGCAGAGAGGCCTCCTTGAAGTCCTCGGGCAGCACCAGGTCCCCCAGACGCAGGAAGTTGAGGACGTGGCGGAAGACGGGGCCGTCGCGGTCGACGAAGATGTTGCCCATGGCATCTACGTGCTGGACGGGCTTCTTCCCGctcaccagctcctccaggagcGACCCCGGGTGGCGGATAAGGGTCTGCCTCTGGGCCGCGTACAGGTAGCCCCCCACATTGAGCGTGATGGTGCCCGAAGACAGCTTCTTGAAGCTCTTACTGGGCTGCAGCAGGTCCGGGTTAATCTGTCTCAGCTCGCTGTCCATCCTCCTAAGGTTCCATTCCATACCGCCGAACCCGCGCCCAACCCCCGCTgaagtccgcaccgcgtacaccggatagagagaaagagagagagagagggagggagcgtcacggagagagagagagagcgatagaggaACGGGCATCCACAGAGAACTGGCGGAGACTGCCAGAAGCTCAGAGCATTTCAGCGGCTCTGgatcaggaggaggtggggggagagggggggagagagggggagggggacgaGGGTAGGGCCTCAGCGGGAGGAGGAGCCGCTCTCTCTCATCGTCCAATCCAAGAGCGGGATCTAATTATCGCTCGTCACTGGCATCTTCCCTTCACTCGACGTCGCTTAGCGAGAACAATTAGCGCCGCTCCCCGCTAACGAGAATGGCTCTcagctggggagagggagagaatgaaagagagaagggaggagagagacgaggagaggagagggaaaagagagggagtgagagaaagggagagagaggaaagggagaggaggaggggaggagagagggagaaatcaCAGGGACCAAGCTACTGAACCACTCAAGGGGGAAAGACACAGccaaatgtattcataattatgactgtctgtctgtgcgctTCTGTATGTGTATCCTTAAAGGCAGAATTCAAATTTCCAGCTGATTGGCTCCTCtcctttttttcatgtttcGTTATGTCTCTCTTACATATTGGCAGCATGATGAGGAGGCAGGACTGGCAGAGGTAATGCAGGATATGTGTGGAAATttgttgcatttgtttgtgctgtcaTGCCACACAGCTACGGATTTGTGAAACAAGGCCAGGGGTCCATACATCCATTTTTTCCAGAGgctttttaatttttgtttgtttaaaaaacaccCTTGAGCATTATGATGAAGAGCCTGAATTATTGCCAGCATTTCGAGCAGAAGATTAGAAGTAAGCTCAGTCGTTTGTGAAGGTAAATCTGTTCACATTGGATTGTAATTGGATTTAGGAGCTGTctgcgctaacgtgctagcaGAGGCCAGGGCAGTGCAGCCTCTCAGCGATGGGGTTCAGATCGATGGGTTTTTATTGTGGTGCTGTCTGTTGTCCGGTCGACAGCAGAACCCAGCCGAGCTCTGTGTGTTTACGCCTCGCAGACAGAGAGTAGCAATCATAGCGATAGCTGGAGAAATACAATTTTCCACAGACCGTGGGGAGGAACGGCGAAGCTGCCTGTCTGACAGCTCAGAGATATGTCCCTGTAGgggctgtcagtctgtctgtccgtcagCTTCTGACTGTCCTTGCTCCCGGCTCTGACTGGAACTCCGTCGCTATGGTGAACGAGACCTTCCGAGAAACTCTCGCTCCTGTTGTTTCTCTGACATTCAACAGAGTATGGGCATCAAATTCTAAATCAGTATCTTTTAGAGAACCATTCATTAAAGGCAAATTTGACAAAGGCTAGTCTGTAGTTTGAGGTCCTGACAGTAAAATGTTAACCAATCTTAGTGAATTGGATAGGAGCATATATCGAAAACCCCCAACCAGTCTGTGCTTAATAAAAACAGATATGATCAGAGAATCAGAGAGGGTTTGAATGATTGCAGTTGAAGCAGTTGGACAACATGCAATTAAAAtagcaattacatttcagacacaaCTCAGTCAAAATGGTTAGTAATATTATTGATGGAATAAATTGAAACTTGTGCCCATGAATCACAATCCACTCGCACAAACCCAGGAATCGCAATGCCGTGAATACACTTAGGACTAAACTACCTTTGGAATAAAAAACTATTCCAATATCACAAGAAGTGATAAACCATATTAAAATAGAAAGGAGGAAACGCCTACTCCGAATAACACACTTTGTTGGATTTAATgtagtaaaaatgtatttatgcaatGAAAACAATCCCGCTATTTATAGCAAAAGAATGGTTTGATATGTTACAAAAAGAATAATCAGCATAAttataataactttatttatatCGCACTTTTCAAAACACTTGTGTTGTGCAAAATACAGACAGAAACATGACTGAGTAAAACTgagtaataaaatgaaatacaatataataaaatgtCCTTTAAAAACCCCAATGTATAAAAATCAGTTTGCTTAATTAGGGAATTATAAGCTCAGAGATATAGGGAGGGGCTAGGCAATGAAGGGCTTTATATGTtatcaataacattttaaaatcaatgcAAAATGTAATGGGGAGCCAGTGCAACAGTGTAAGCTGTGCAAGGGCCGTTGGCTTTTTCAGTATGGAATATAGTGCAACAGTCCAGTGCAGAGGTGATAAAAGCATGAATCACCTTTTCTATGTTCAGGATTGTGAGAAAAGGTCTAATCTTAGAAATGACCTGGAGCTGACAGAAACACAATTTAACAACTGCTCGCACTTCTGCAAAGTAAACGCAGAGTCGAAAATAACGTCTAGTCTTCCAGTCAGAAGTCAGCCGAACACAGGAGCCCAAACCACAGGGACTGTTGAACCCTCACGAAAAGCTGCTTGGGCCCTGTGAAAAGCGCTGCGGTTGTTCATACAGGGAGTTTTAAAGTCAAAATTATCATTGGGTAAGGCTCTCAGTAGCTACAGGTAAAGGTGGCTATAATCTGTCTTAACTTCTACTTTTATTGCTTGGCCACTGGTTTAGTAAATGTAAGAATGGGAAAGACTgagccagaacagaaaacaggccaAATAATGGCTGAAccttttcatttggaagtgtTTATTACTGTAAAACATGCCCAGAAATGCTCAAAGATACAACAGtaaattctcaaaaaataaacatttatctcaagtctctctgtgtgagaaTGAACCACTTTGGAGGGAACTCGCACATGCTCAGCCATGCAGCCGAGAACGGTCACAGCTGTATAGCTTTAAAAGAGAATGGAAAGTGACTGGTATGGAGATatcaaagatttttttaaaggtgcCTTGCAGCTGGTTTCTGCTTCAGGTGCGTTCAAGGACGCGGCTCATTCAGGAGAAACTGGCAGAGACCTTCGGTTGGGTCTTGCCTGAACAACCATGGTCCTTGGCGGCTTGGCCACAAGTAACACTCAAAAACATGAGCAAATCAGTACTGAAACATGGTTACTAGAGCTGAACTGTGCAAAAGAACTGTAGCACAAATTTACCAAGGAAGCCGGAGGGAAACGTATTTCGTCCTTTTGTTCTGTGGGTTTTGGTTCAGGCCTTGACTTTGTATGTACTGCAGATGGAAATGGCTCTTGAGGAAAATAATTACATGCAAAGGGCTCCACCTCCTTATAACCAATGCCATTATGCCCCATTCGCACCATGTCATGCAGTGCACTTGACTAATGTATAGCCTTGTTGAGTCATATGCGAAAGAATAACAGGAAAGGATATGAACCAAAAATAGCAGCTTATAAATTAAGGAGTAATATGCAAATGGTTTGCTTTCACCTTGAGGAAAGTGGACATTCTGTACTGCAAATATCAAGAATTTAGTAAAAAAGAATTATATCACAATTACAGCCCCCAAAAGCCTTCCTGTGCTCCATGAACCATTATAGGAACCAAAATGGTGGAAACACTAGGATAGATGAGGCATGAGAGGTATATTAAATTCAGGTGATTCCACAAATGTGTGGTTCCTGAGTGACCTGAACCAGCGGTTCTCAAACTCGGTCCAGGGAgaccctgtgtatgctggttttagtTCCAGACAATTGCTCAATTAAGGTTGTGGAACATGTGGTTCagttatttcatttcaatttttcCCTTAAACATATGAGTACAGTGTAGGTTTTGCCTACTAAGAatcagtaaaaaatgttttacctctttatgtcattgtttgcaatataacaCAATGTGAATATTGGATTTGTATTCTTCACAGTATGCATatatatttctgacataatggggtgtaagagggtaaataattcgtcaaaacatgaaaagtgtAATGAAGAAAACTGAATTTCTTGTttaaattctgggattgcaattgtgccTGCAGTGAAATCCGGAGCACAATGGGGTTGAGAATGACAGAATTAAACAATTACAGgaagaaataatttaatttaaattttctgCATGATAGGTAATTGTATGAATAATGCCAATGATTAGCCATCGATGTAACTTACCTGGTGTCCCAGGTTTAAGTATCTCCCGATTAGAGGGATCAGCAGTAAGGCTGACCTGCGGGGACAGATTTGAGGATCCCTGCCCTCGTGTGGACTGCTGCAgcacacataaacataacatacattgaggtccgtaagtatttggagtGGCAGTGTGTCGCAGCAGCTGAACCATCGCAGAAATGTGAAAGAAACAGTCGGATGTTAAAATGCATGCAAAGAAGCACATTCCATGAGCAGCAAGGCGTACGTACTGGCGACATTGGTGGGCAATGCCCCCTCTGAAATCTCATAGCATTAAACTACCATAGCCAGGAATGAATAATAATCAAAGCAATTAATGGAGTCACAGCAGTTATCAGTCCGTGATGGGACATTATTCAAAATACAACAGGATAATACTTACTTAGGATTACACAGAACTTACACATATTGCATCATAAAGTGGCAGTTTCACATAGTTACAAAGACAGCTATATCCAATGTCCAGATATTACAGAACATCCACCTAAATATCTGCCCGATTAAACCCCCCTCATCATCAAGCTGAAATAGCACTGTTGGACCACACATTCAGGACtcaaatgcattctgggataaaAGAACACTTGAATCATATGCGTCAGCACTTTGGGTCTCTGTACCGCCTCCCGGATGGCAAAAACTTTGAATGAATACGTAGGAGGTGCCTCCGGTGATGTTATCATTTTTCAGACGGTCCAGATACTTTCAGACTAACACCAAAAAGACAGAAACCACTTGGGCCAAGATGTTCCTCCAACAAGGGTTATGGTTATTTTATCCCTGTGCACTTCGATGTGAAGTGAAAGGAACTGAGCGAAACTGGACTGTTGGACATTTATCTGCATTTCACTACTCAGTTTGAGTAGTGCAATGCTCCCACAGTCTgcaaaatttgcatttgcatggGTCATAGTGTACTTAAATCTGCATGTTTTGGCACAAAGTTTGTCTCTATAAATCCTGGATCCCCTGGGGAAGGTTGTGTCagcatctttttttgtgtgtgtatggaccATGCTGATGTAGTACATAGGCTGGGCTAGGTGTTAGTGGTCCTGGGACTCTAGCACATGAGAAACTCTGGGGACCACCTATGGAAGGTTCCACAACATCTTTAGCCTTAATCAAACACATTAAGCAAGCCTAAGTCCACACAACATGTAATAAACACAAACCAGGTAATTCTGTATGGAAATTACAATGGGTCCCTGGAGAATGAGTTTtccccaaatgtttttttaaagttttgcaTAATAAACATTGTTTTCCTTCACCACACTTCCTGCAAAAATTTCACGTGGTGGCTCAAAAATGCCCTATTAAGCGACTTGccatttccacatttttttgGCTGCTGCCAGTTTTTTAAAGACAATACGGTCTCTCACCCCTCAAAGTCAGTGTGCAGCATTCAGAATAATAAACAGCCAATCATTCTGCTACATAACGCCAAGGAATATGAAGTTCAATGGTGATTCAAGCTACAACTTGGCACAGTTTCTCACAATGAATATTCTTTTTCTCTCAAACAGTGGGCTCATGCTTCACActtccatgtgtgtatgtgaccagaaggtggggggttATATtaatatcacccccccccccccttcctgttgGATCCTCATATGAGTTGCGTAGCCTGACCTCTGTAGACCTGAATTTCAGCTCCTCCGGCATTaggagggggggttagggttgacATTTTGGATACGAAGGGATGGATGTACGTTGAGAGAGGCCTTTGGGCATTGCAGAGCACAGCTGCTGGGAGTACACAGGGGGGCGTTTGGCTGACCCTGTGCAGTTTTTGCTCTCTCATTCACCAGCTCACCAGCCTCCAGCGTTTGAGAACCAGCCATTCCTCCACTGCCCCCTACCCTCCCAAACTCCCCGCAAACAATCTCTCCCACATCATCCTCCCGTGtcaattctgttttgtttttctgaggaaaataTTACCAGCCTTATGTAACATTACGCTTTGCATTGAACCCTCGAAGGCAGACAAATAACACATGCGGCTTTACTTTCccgaaaagaaaaacaaacaaatgaaaaaaaaaaagttaaccgTGAACTTGAAATCAGGGTCACACGTTTGTCATGCAAAAGGTTCACGCTTCGGGTCTGACCGCAGCTTGTGCCTTCTGGGTAATTGCGAGGCAAATGGATGCTTCAGTGAAGTTGGGCGGCGTTGAGATGCACGTGTAGGCGTGCTCATGCGGCTATTATGATGAGGGCTGCTGCACTGTTATATAACAACAGCAGATAATTGTGTTCATTACGAAAACGGGAGTGATGGAAGAGCTTACTTCTGGCATTGAAATGCTTCAAATAGAAATAACTTATGCACATTTGAACTGGCAAAGCAAAAAGGTGTTATAATTTATGCACATTTAAACTGGCAAACCAAAATGGTGTTAAAACTTATACACATTTAAACTGGCAAACCAAAAGGGTTTGCAAAACTTATGCACTAGCAAACCAAAAGGGTGTTATAACTTAGGCACATTTAAACTGGCAAACCAAAAGGGTGTTATAACTTAGGCACATTTAAACTGGCAAACCAAAAGGGTGTTATACCTTATGCACATTTAAACTGGCAAATCAAAAGGGTGTTATAACGTATGCACATTTAAACTGGCAAACCGGAAGGTTGTTATAATTTATGAAGTAGCTCAGGAAAATCCAACATGCAAACAGACAGTGTGTCCTCACTGTGTATGAAACagtgaatgtgtttgaaatggtGAATGTATTTGAGACGctgaatgtgtttgaaatggtGAATGTATTTGAGACACTGAATGTGTTTGAAACACTGAACGAGTATGAATCTCCCTCGTTGGTTAGCCTGAGTATCATCACTAAAAGAGTCCTACACTTCAGAACTGGGGGGTGAAAACTGTGAGGTGAATcattaaaactgaaaatgtcatGATGATTTAAAAGCTGCCGTTGTCTGAACTGCTATATTCAAGTGTCTGCTTTCCTCTCAGGCTGAGGATCATTTAGTGTTTCTGTGCACTTTGCACAACAGATAACACACATCGGTTTATGACCCGTATTAATGCTGTACATTTTCACGGGACAATGCATGCTGAAAGAGTCacatatttgtttaatttttgaCTATGTCAGACTTTCTCAATCAGTCTTTAGAAACTGTCAAAAAATTAATTTTCACTAGAATACTGCCGAAATCCATTGGTATCCTGCTATTTGACTAGAATTCAGACCATAGATGAAGTCTAAATGACTGGTGTATTCCTCATTTTGAAGACCAGTTTGCTTTAAGGACGGATGATTAGGAAAGCTGAGGGCATAGCTACAGTCAGAAATGTTGAAGAGTTAACCTTAACCCTAATTGCAATCAGAGATGTCATAGAGTTAACCAAAACTCTTGAGTAAAGTGTTTCCTTTTGTGAATTGTTCAGCCAAAAAGAGTAGTGTATGTccactcttggttttagcctttgtTTTTATCTTTGGAGATTGCATTTTGAGTTATAGGCATACAACCATCATGAAGACCAGAGGACTAACTATGAATGGGAAACGACTGAACTGAGATATATAAACTACAAAACTTTACACTAGCTTTCCATTTcgatagctaatgttagctaactagctaaataTAATCTTATTCATTCcaattagcaagctagctaacgttagtagcgtaatgttagctagctaggtcaCTAACAAGGGTTTATATATCTAGCtgagtacagtactgtgcaaaagctttaggcaggtgtgaaaaaatgctgtaaagtaagaatgtttTCAGTaagttaatagtttatttttatcattgaacaaaatgcagagtgaacagaagaaacatctaaatcaaatcaatatttggtgtgaccaccctttgctttcttctaggtatacttgcacaaagtcaggaaTTTTGtgggcatatagtcaggtgtgtgattaaccaattataccaaacaggagctaatgatcatcaatttaatatgtggGTTGAAACACAagcattaactgaaacagaaacagctgtgtaggagggttaaaactgggtgaggaacagccaaactctgcttccaaggtgaggttgctgaagacagtttaatgtcagaagtcatacaccatggcaacaagacacaaggtagttatactgcattagcaaggtctctcccagggagaaatttcaaggcagacaggggtttccagatgtgctgtccaagctatgttgaagaagcacaaagaaactggcaatgttgaggaccgtagtAGTTGTAGACCGTAGTAGTCAGCCAAGGAGACTGATGTCCAGCAGTGACATCAGCCAAAAGCACCCAGGtatacccatctactgtgcggagtaGTCTGGTCAGAAGAattggaagaattgcggccaaaaagccatacctccaatgtggaaacaaggccaagcgactcaacaaAAAAACTGGAACTGTGGTGTCTGTATGAGACAAAATTtttaatatttggctgtagcagaaggcagtttgttcgccgaagggctggagagcgatACAAGAATGAATGTCTttaggcaacagtgaagcatggtgaaggttccttgcaagtttggggctgcatttctgcaaataaagttggggatttggtcagaattaatcaCCATGA
This region of Conger conger chromosome 17, fConCon1.1, whole genome shotgun sequence genomic DNA includes:
- the LOC133116924 gene encoding BTB/POZ domain-containing protein KCTD4-like; protein product: MPVPLSLSLSLRDAPSLSLSLSLYPVYAVRTSAGVGRGFGGMEWNLRRMDSELRQINPDLLQPSKSFKKLSSGTITLNVGGYLYAAQRQTLIRHPGSLLEELVSGKKPVQHVDAMGNIFVDRDGPVFRHVLNFLRLGDLVLPEDFKEASLLRREAEFYRLTDLAQLVREWEQRHFARQEPAFLEVTDNHERSQGLRVYCSDSTFIEKIKFRLVQVSKSRLDGFPEEFEISSNVIQFRHFIKSEMGSRLVLKEDNTFVCTLESLKLETVLLALRGGYRLLTSLDSNRGSVVQCEALHFVK